The Patescibacteria group bacterium genome includes a window with the following:
- a CDS encoding alpha/beta fold hydrolase produces MKNAIILHGTGDSPDLYWFPWLKENLEKRGYEVWLPELPNAGLPNRQEWVPFILENGKISNETIMIGHSAGAQIILSVLEKLEKPIKQAILVSGYAKALRQTAGSEKNVDDYDWEKINGKAEEFIFINSDNDPWTCDDRQGRIMFDNLGGKQIILHEGHMGSGYFNQPYKEFPFLLRLID; encoded by the coding sequence ATGAAAAACGCAATAATTTTACATGGCACGGGAGACTCACCTGATTTGTATTGGTTCCCATGGCTAAAGGAAAATTTAGAGAAAAGGGGATATGAGGTTTGGTTGCCCGAACTTCCTAATGCTGGATTACCTAATCGTCAAGAATGGGTTCCGTTCATATTGGAAAATGGGAAAATATCTAATGAGACCATAATGATCGGGCACTCTGCTGGAGCTCAGATTATTTTGAGTGTTCTAGAGAAATTGGAAAAGCCAATTAAGCAAGCTATTTTGGTTTCAGGTTATGCAAAGGCTCTGAGGCAGACGGCAGGGAGCGAAAAAAATGTCGATGACTATGATTGGGAGAAGATAAACGGCAAAGCTGAAGAATTCATTTTTATCAATTCGGACAATGATCCATGGACTTGCGATGATAGACAGGGCAGGATTATGTTTGATAATCTCGGGGGCAAGCAAATAATTTTGCACGAGGGCCATATGGGGTCTGGTTATTTTAACCAGCCTTACAAAGAATTTCCGTTTTTGTTAAGGTTAATTGACTAA
- the purD gene encoding phosphoribosylamine--glycine ligase, with amino-acid sequence MNILIIGSGGREHALCWKLKQSPRINKIFVTPGNAGTSVIGENVLLDIHDHQPIIDFSKQNSIGLVVVGPDDVLASGMVNSLQEANIRVFGPTKEASEIEWSKSFAKDLMKRLNIPTADSAEFTEINSAKEYVKNHAYPLVVKASGLALGKGVIIVHDQEQAITALEDIMLRKVFGQAGDTVIIEEYLQGEEISVHAFCDGEICAMFPAAQDHKRIFDNDQGPNTGGMGTVTPVPSVSMDILKEIEQKAVLPVLRELKVIGREFRGVLFPGIMLTKNGFKVLEFNARFGDPETQSYVRMLKTDLLEILLACADGKLNEQIVEWEENMSACCVVLASGGYPGEYQKGLPVTGIIEAESMKDIVIFHAGTKFLDDNLVTNGGRVLGITATSNTLPEALQKAYMAVDRVNFDGKQYRKDIA; translated from the coding sequence ATGAATATTTTAATTATTGGATCTGGCGGACGCGAACATGCTCTCTGCTGGAAATTAAAGCAATCCCCAAGGATTAATAAAATATTTGTAACTCCCGGCAATGCGGGAACTTCTGTGATCGGTGAAAATGTTTTGCTAGATATTCATGATCATCAGCCAATTATAGATTTTTCAAAACAAAATAGCATTGGCTTGGTTGTGGTTGGGCCGGATGATGTCTTGGCATCAGGCATGGTTAATTCTCTTCAAGAAGCGAATATTAGGGTTTTCGGTCCGACTAAAGAGGCATCAGAGATTGAATGGTCAAAGTCATTTGCCAAAGATTTAATGAAACGTCTGAATATACCAACGGCCGACTCTGCTGAATTTACGGAGATAAATTCGGCAAAAGAATATGTTAAAAATCATGCCTATCCGCTGGTAGTAAAGGCAAGCGGACTTGCGCTCGGTAAGGGTGTAATAATTGTCCATGATCAAGAGCAGGCGATTACCGCCCTTGAAGACATAATGCTGAGGAAAGTTTTTGGCCAAGCCGGAGATACGGTTATTATTGAAGAGTATCTTCAAGGCGAGGAAATTTCAGTTCATGCTTTTTGCGACGGAGAAATATGTGCTATGTTTCCGGCGGCGCAGGATCATAAAAGGATATTTGATAATGACCAGGGTCCAAATACCGGTGGTATGGGCACTGTAACGCCAGTTCCCTCGGTATCAATGGATATTTTGAAAGAGATAGAACAGAAAGCGGTTCTACCCGTTCTTAGGGAATTAAAAGTCATAGGTCGGGAATTCAGGGGTGTTTTGTTTCCGGGTATAATGCTGACAAAAAACGGTTTTAAGGTATTGGAATTTAATGCTCGCTTTGGTGATCCAGAAACCCAATCGTATGTACGGATGCTAAAAACAGATTTACTTGAAATTTTATTGGCTTGCGCAGACGGAAAACTTAATGAACAAATAGTAGAATGGGAAGAGAATATGTCGGCATGCTGTGTGGTTCTGGCTTCAGGCGGTTATCCCGGTGAATATCAAAAAGGATTGCCAGTAACTGGAATTATAGAAGCGGAGAGCATGAAAGATATTGTGATTTTTCATGCCGGGACTAAATTTTTAGACGACAATCTGGTTACTAATGGTGGAAGGGTTTTGGGTATAACTGCAACCAGTAATACGCTGCCCGAAGCATTACAGAAAGCTTACATGGCTGTTGATAGGGTTAATTTTGATGGTAAACAGTATCGAAAAGATATTGCTTGA
- a CDS encoding sigma-70 family RNA polymerase sigma factor, producing MSKMKKKKPAKKPAKIKTKKKPAHHPAKAHKPAKAKKSPKTKARTRESVHQIVMPNPLEIEAVMKKGRIRGFVTEQELALLYPEIEEYVDQYENILDDLDYTNITVVEATALLGKPPTGVPPPPLTVKEKKAAKITLGENIDLGDISADSIQMYLREIGKVPLLHTEEEISLAKRIERGEVEAKQKLIKANLRLVVSIAKKFTGKNLSLLDLIQEGNIGLFRAVEKFDYHKGYKFSTYATWWIRQAITRSLADQSRTIRIPVHMVENINRFQQVERRLVQDLGREPMPEEIAAEMGEELEKVLHILKISQETISLGTPVGDDSEDSVLEDFIEDQKTLTPDRAAALRILSDYVRQVISELTPREQKVLEMRFGLRDGVAHTLEEVGKEFDVTRERIRQIEAKALEKIEKIQGIEKLRDY from the coding sequence ATGTCAAAAATGAAAAAGAAAAAGCCGGCCAAGAAGCCGGCCAAAATCAAAACCAAAAAGAAACCAGCGCATCATCCGGCTAAAGCGCATAAGCCGGCCAAGGCCAAGAAATCGCCCAAGACTAAAGCCCGAACCAGGGAGTCGGTGCATCAGATAGTCATGCCCAATCCTTTGGAGATTGAAGCGGTAATGAAGAAGGGCCGGATCCGCGGTTTTGTGACTGAACAGGAATTAGCCTTGCTTTACCCGGAGATCGAGGAATACGTTGACCAGTATGAAAACATACTGGATGATTTGGACTATACCAACATCACCGTTGTAGAAGCGACGGCGCTTCTGGGCAAACCGCCGACCGGCGTACCGCCTCCGCCACTGACCGTCAAAGAAAAGAAAGCCGCCAAGATTACCTTGGGGGAGAATATTGATTTGGGCGATATCTCCGCCGATTCCATTCAGATGTATCTGCGCGAAATCGGCAAAGTGCCTTTGTTGCACACCGAGGAAGAAATTTCTTTGGCTAAACGGATTGAGCGGGGCGAGGTGGAAGCCAAACAAAAATTAATCAAGGCCAACTTGCGCTTGGTTGTTTCCATCGCCAAAAAATTCACCGGCAAGAATCTGTCGCTATTGGATTTGATTCAGGAAGGCAATATCGGGTTATTCCGCGCCGTGGAAAAATTTGATTATCACAAGGGCTATAAATTCTCCACCTATGCCACTTGGTGGATTCGCCAGGCTATCACCCGTTCGCTCGCCGATCAGTCGCGCACTATCCGCATTCCCGTGCACATGGTAGAGAACATCAATCGCTTCCAACAAGTGGAACGGCGGTTGGTGCAGGATTTGGGACGCGAACCCATGCCCGAGGAGATTGCCGCGGAAATGGGCGAGGAGTTGGAAAAGGTTTTGCATATCCTGAAAATTTCGCAAGAGACGATTTCGCTGGGCACACCTGTGGGCGATGATAGCGAAGATTCGGTGCTGGAGGATTTTATTGAAGACCAGAAGACGCTGACGCCGGATCGCGCCGCCGCTTTGCGTATCTTGAGCGATTATGTCCGGCAGGTGATCAGCGAGTTGACGCCGCGCGAACAGAAAGTGTTGGAAATGCGTTTTGGGTTGCGCGACGGCGTGGCGCATACGCTGGAAGAGGTGGGCAAGGAGTTTGATGTTACCCGCGAACGCATCCGCCAGATTGAAGCCAAGGCGCTGGAGAAGATTGAAAAGATCCAAGGCATAGAAAAACTCAGGGATTACTAA
- a CDS encoding alpha/beta hydrolase: MNCIIIHGCPSDAEKAMNPETRTYDKHWQPWVKQKLIERGIPTETPLMPEPWKPDYEEFKEEFEKNRIDENTILIGHSCGCSFLVRWLGDTKRKISQLILVAPWKIAEGDDVARHDFYDFPIDETIKDRVNKIVMFTADDEEEDGKKGLAMFHAVLGGEVIELLGRGHYTFGDMKTVEFPELLKVIE, encoded by the coding sequence ATGAATTGTATAATCATTCACGGCTGCCCGTCGGATGCGGAAAAAGCCATGAACCCGGAAACCAGAACTTACGACAAGCACTGGCAGCCTTGGGTTAAACAAAAACTGATAGAGCGCGGCATACCGACGGAAACGCCACTAATGCCCGAACCTTGGAAACCCGATTACGAAGAATTCAAAGAGGAGTTTGAAAAGAACCGCATAGACGAGAATACGATATTAATCGGCCATAGCTGTGGTTGTTCTTTTCTGGTACGTTGGCTTGGTGATACTAAAAGAAAAATCAGCCAACTAATTTTGGTAGCTCCTTGGAAAATCGCCGAAGGCGATGATGTTGCCCGGCATGATTTTTATGATTTTCCGATTGACGAGACGATAAAGGATCGGGTTAATAAAATAGTGATGTTCACGGCAGATGATGAGGAAGAGGATGGCAAGAAAGGCTTGGCTATGTTTCATGCCGTTTTAGGCGGGGAAGTGATTGAACTTCTGGGCCGAGGCCATTATACGTTTGGCGATATGAAAACTGTGGAGTTTCCTGAATTACTAAAGGTAATTGAATAA